One Georgenia wutianyii DNA segment encodes these proteins:
- a CDS encoding diacylglycerol/lipid kinase family protein produces MTHEHQPRDPTGGPTLSDGVDPADRQRVKRDGPLHTAVVVNPVRVENLDELRTTIEAALAEAGWPAPLWLETTPEDPGAGQARRAVEDGAEVVFVSGGDGTVRSCIEGLAGTEAALAVLPAGTGNLLAANLGLPDEPAEGVRLAVDRGRHLLDLGEVDGQLFAVMAGMGFDAKLLDDASTTLKARIGSPAYVLSALKHLRDRPMHVEIRVDDDPPLRRRARTVIIGNVGRLQGGVRLLADAEPDNGRLDVAILSPRHLSDWAALAWGVLRRRDRVRRMEVLRGSRITVTSDREQPCELDGDVIEPRRTLTASVRPGALWLCVYQPDSSADLVEGSPKER; encoded by the coding sequence GTGACCCACGAACACCAGCCGCGCGACCCGACGGGTGGTCCGACCCTGAGCGACGGCGTTGACCCTGCCGACCGGCAGCGCGTCAAGCGCGACGGCCCGCTCCACACGGCCGTCGTCGTCAACCCGGTAAGGGTCGAGAACCTCGACGAGCTGCGCACCACCATCGAGGCAGCACTGGCCGAGGCGGGGTGGCCGGCCCCGCTGTGGTTGGAGACGACCCCGGAGGATCCCGGGGCGGGACAGGCCCGCCGGGCGGTCGAGGACGGTGCCGAGGTCGTCTTCGTCAGCGGTGGGGACGGGACCGTTCGCTCGTGCATCGAGGGCCTGGCCGGCACGGAGGCCGCGCTCGCCGTGCTGCCGGCCGGCACCGGCAACCTGCTGGCGGCCAACCTGGGCCTGCCGGACGAGCCCGCCGAGGGTGTCCGGCTCGCCGTCGACCGCGGCCGCCACCTCCTCGACCTCGGCGAGGTCGACGGTCAGCTCTTCGCCGTCATGGCCGGCATGGGCTTCGACGCGAAGCTGCTCGACGACGCCTCGACCACGCTCAAGGCCCGCATCGGCTCACCCGCGTACGTCCTCTCCGCGCTCAAGCACCTGCGCGACCGTCCGATGCACGTCGAGATCCGCGTCGACGACGACCCGCCCCTCCGGCGGCGCGCCCGCACCGTCATCATCGGCAACGTCGGTCGCCTCCAGGGCGGCGTCCGCCTCCTCGCGGATGCCGAGCCCGACAACGGCCGGCTCGACGTCGCCATCCTCAGCCCCCGCCACCTCTCCGACTGGGCGGCCCTCGCGTGGGGCGTCCTGCGCCGACGCGACCGCGTGCGCCGGATGGAGGTGCTCCGGGGCTCGCGAATCACGGTCACCAGCGACCGGGAGCAGCCCTGCGAGCTCGACGGCGACGTCATCGAACCGCGGCGCACCCTCACCGCGTCCGTACGGCCCGGGGCGCTGTGGTTGTGCGTCTACCAGCCCGACAGCAGCGCGGACCTCGTCGAGGGCTCACCCAAGGAGCGGTAG
- a CDS encoding purine-cytosine permease family protein: MTKGAVVPEETAHDHEEYMLEPVPPEARRGTFGLAMVWVGFGFVVTGLIVGGQLAGQGGAAGMPFGLAMSTIATGELILFALTVLLGIPAMRTGFNLALLSRFSFGSKGFAVPMVVMALLTLGWFASILGMIADIWGSLLGNPTGITVIDPASFGRPDVAPVSLEVVLSCIAFGALFTWTAYRGIAAIEKVAIPVAPFVLIVALGVGAGMLSDNGGWGTMVETASTQSGLGFGSGVTIVVGAWIAGAIMGADIMRYAKNVGAVLIGAGACFILTNPVLNVVGYIGAVTTGDSNFVNWMYDRGILLAIIGVIVWTTSLWTTNNSELYSNSLYTGPALNAFGVRVKRTKIVLIVGVIGTILGSLAFYQLFFVDFITVLGAAFVPLVGPILADYYLVRRNEFTAESYRRQPAVRWPGVISFLVGATLGLLFQYVWPLPFGFSSGIAALLITVVLHVVLHYALRGRTSGPVEDVTGEPVTRTAH; this comes from the coding sequence GTGACCAAGGGAGCCGTCGTGCCGGAGGAGACCGCGCACGACCACGAGGAGTACATGCTCGAGCCAGTCCCGCCGGAGGCGCGACGCGGCACCTTCGGGCTGGCGATGGTCTGGGTCGGGTTCGGCTTCGTCGTCACCGGCCTCATCGTCGGCGGTCAGCTCGCCGGTCAGGGCGGCGCCGCCGGCATGCCGTTCGGGCTCGCGATGTCGACCATCGCGACCGGTGAGCTCATCCTCTTCGCCCTCACCGTGCTGCTCGGCATCCCGGCCATGCGCACCGGCTTCAACCTCGCGCTGCTGTCCCGCTTCTCCTTCGGGAGCAAGGGCTTCGCGGTCCCGATGGTCGTCATGGCCCTCCTCACCCTCGGCTGGTTCGCCTCGATCCTCGGCATGATCGCCGACATCTGGGGCAGCCTCCTCGGCAACCCCACCGGGATCACCGTCATCGACCCGGCCTCCTTCGGACGTCCCGACGTCGCCCCGGTGAGCCTCGAGGTCGTCCTCAGCTGCATCGCCTTCGGCGCCCTGTTCACCTGGACCGCCTACCGCGGCATCGCCGCGATCGAGAAGGTCGCCATCCCGGTGGCACCGTTCGTCCTCATCGTCGCCCTCGGCGTCGGCGCCGGGATGCTCTCCGACAACGGCGGCTGGGGCACGATGGTCGAGACCGCCTCCACCCAGTCCGGCCTCGGCTTCGGCTCCGGCGTGACGATCGTCGTCGGCGCCTGGATCGCCGGCGCGATCATGGGCGCGGACATCATGCGCTACGCGAAGAACGTCGGCGCGGTCCTCATCGGCGCCGGGGCGTGCTTCATCCTCACCAACCCGGTCCTCAACGTCGTCGGCTACATCGGCGCCGTGACCACGGGCGACTCCAACTTCGTCAACTGGATGTACGACCGCGGCATCCTGCTCGCGATCATCGGCGTCATCGTGTGGACCACCTCGCTGTGGACGACGAACAACTCCGAGCTGTACTCCAACTCCCTCTACACCGGCCCCGCGCTCAACGCCTTCGGCGTGCGGGTCAAGCGCACCAAGATCGTCCTCATCGTCGGCGTCATCGGCACGATCCTCGGCTCGCTGGCCTTCTACCAGCTGTTCTTCGTCGACTTCATCACCGTGCTCGGCGCCGCCTTCGTCCCGCTCGTCGGGCCGATCCTCGCCGACTACTACCTCGTGCGCCGCAACGAGTTCACCGCCGAGTCCTACCGCCGCCAGCCGGCGGTGCGGTGGCCGGGCGTCATCTCCTTCCTCGTCGGCGCGACCCTGGGCCTGCTGTTCCAGTACGTCTGGCCGCTGCCGTTCGGCTTCTCCTCGGGCATCGCCGCGCTCCTCATCACGGTCGTCCTCCACGTCGTCCTCCACTACGCGCTGCGCGGCCGGACCTCCGGCCCGGTGGAGGATGTCACCGGGGAGCCCGTGACGCGCACGGCCCACTGA
- a CDS encoding oxamate carbamoyltransferase subunit AllH family protein, which translates to MSRETAAVPTEARLGRGTTPWPLAEIVHVVHVGQSVVLLADGARLLPVTGPAHGLVPGGARIPEADLRALADTARRSATLDVSGWAETPSVSWQDLTLTPGPVDRRAAVALWAACVATGSTGPMSPAPQRRAARELVAAALARPADIGAHLTALVGAGPGSTPAGDDVVVGVLAGLDRSGAALAAAAVRRALPDLLDRTTALSRHELAAAIEGHVAERVHTLVAALADPALVPGTVRAARAWGASSGLDLASGVAAAALVTSAPTTVHIPPTDRRSA; encoded by the coding sequence ATGTCCAGGGAGACGGCGGCGGTGCCGACGGAAGCTCGCCTCGGGCGCGGGACGACACCGTGGCCCCTTGCCGAGATCGTCCATGTCGTCCATGTCGGACAGTCGGTCGTGCTCCTCGCCGACGGCGCCCGCCTGCTCCCGGTCACCGGCCCGGCACACGGGCTCGTCCCCGGCGGCGCCCGCATCCCGGAGGCCGATCTGCGCGCCCTCGCGGACACCGCACGGCGTAGCGCCACCCTCGACGTCTCGGGCTGGGCCGAGACCCCCAGCGTCTCCTGGCAGGACCTCACCCTCACCCCCGGGCCGGTGGACCGGCGCGCTGCCGTCGCGCTCTGGGCGGCGTGCGTCGCCACCGGCTCCACCGGGCCGATGAGCCCGGCACCCCAGCGCCGGGCCGCCCGCGAGCTCGTGGCCGCGGCCCTCGCGCGGCCAGCGGACATCGGGGCGCACCTCACCGCCCTCGTCGGCGCCGGACCGGGCTCCACGCCCGCGGGGGACGACGTCGTCGTCGGCGTGCTCGCCGGCCTCGACCGGTCCGGGGCCGCCCTCGCCGCCGCGGCCGTGCGCCGCGCACTGCCCGACCTGCTCGACCGCACGACCGCGCTGTCGCGGCACGAGCTCGCCGCCGCGATCGAGGGGCACGTCGCCGAGCGCGTCCACACCCTCGTCGCCGCCCTCGCCGACCCGGCGCTCGTCCCGGGTACCGTGCGCGCCGCCCGCGCGTGGGGTGCCAGCTCGGGACTCGACCTGGCGAGCGGGGTGGCCGCGGCCGCCCTCGTCACGTCCGCGCCCACCACCGTCCACATCCCACCGACAGACAGGAGAAGCGCGTGA
- a CDS encoding PucR family transcriptional regulator, with protein sequence MSHVTVREIMTLTPLAGTYVLGGSDGLDRAVSGVNVMEVPDIEPYVTAGELLLTTGYPVRERPERLVEMLPELAARGLAGLAIKPLRYLDRLPDNLRETAERLRFPVLIVPDHTSFNEVIGAVLAVVLADYGAEPSRAEAIRERLTGVALSGGGLREIARTLAGALDRPVTVIDEEGVVLGASDATSLHTVAAGPAATGTAEDSRRWRFAISVAGARRGEIVVGGEQEPTLGQRRIIRQSCFAAGMHMAQALASIELDRRLRVLFLEEIVTGPRMDEGALRQRARLLGWHLDGPHAVLLATCGAELGDTAVAQAAERALGPDALAWCRGRAVVAITGVSTWERAPERRWQEELTRLGGGPVTVAAGSVVAEPAALATSHGAAQEALRVAQLTGQAAVRHENLTLERLILAAPPQQLREFVEQQVGDLVRHDEQTGGDLCRTLEVYLGLGNAAEAARQLYIHYNTLKHRLVRIAELTGTDLHDPRARLQLAFALEVRALLGETHADAPRSS encoded by the coding sequence ATGAGCCACGTGACGGTCCGGGAGATCATGACCCTGACACCCCTGGCCGGGACATACGTCCTGGGGGGCTCGGACGGTCTGGACCGGGCGGTCTCCGGCGTCAACGTCATGGAGGTCCCCGACATCGAGCCGTACGTGACGGCCGGGGAGCTCCTCCTCACGACGGGCTACCCCGTCCGCGAGCGCCCGGAGCGGCTCGTCGAGATGCTGCCCGAGCTGGCCGCCCGCGGGCTCGCCGGCCTGGCGATCAAGCCGCTGCGCTACCTCGACCGGCTCCCCGACAACCTCCGCGAGACGGCCGAACGGCTGCGCTTCCCGGTCCTCATCGTCCCGGACCACACCTCCTTCAACGAGGTCATCGGAGCCGTGCTCGCCGTCGTCCTGGCCGACTACGGCGCCGAGCCCTCTCGCGCCGAGGCGATCCGCGAGCGGCTCACCGGGGTCGCGCTCAGCGGCGGCGGGCTGCGGGAGATCGCCCGCACGCTCGCCGGGGCGCTCGACCGGCCGGTGACGGTCATCGACGAGGAGGGCGTGGTCCTCGGCGCGAGCGACGCGACGTCGTTGCACACCGTGGCGGCGGGTCCGGCCGCGACCGGGACGGCGGAGGACTCCCGGCGGTGGCGGTTCGCGATCAGCGTCGCGGGCGCCCGCCGGGGCGAGATCGTCGTCGGCGGGGAGCAGGAGCCGACCCTCGGCCAGCGGCGCATCATCCGCCAGTCCTGCTTCGCCGCCGGCATGCACATGGCGCAGGCGCTGGCGAGCATCGAGCTCGACCGGCGGCTGCGGGTGCTCTTCCTCGAGGAGATCGTCACCGGGCCGCGGATGGACGAGGGGGCGCTGCGCCAGCGCGCGCGCCTGCTCGGCTGGCATCTCGACGGGCCGCACGCCGTCCTCCTCGCGACGTGCGGTGCCGAGCTCGGCGACACCGCGGTCGCCCAGGCCGCCGAGCGGGCGCTCGGCCCCGACGCGCTCGCGTGGTGCCGGGGGCGTGCCGTCGTGGCGATCACCGGGGTGTCCACGTGGGAGCGGGCACCGGAGCGTCGCTGGCAGGAGGAGCTCACCCGCCTGGGCGGCGGCCCGGTCACCGTCGCGGCGGGGTCCGTCGTCGCCGAGCCGGCCGCGCTGGCCACCAGCCACGGCGCCGCGCAGGAGGCACTGCGCGTCGCGCAGCTGACGGGGCAGGCCGCCGTGCGCCACGAGAACCTCACCCTCGAACGGCTCATCCTCGCCGCACCGCCCCAACAGCTGCGTGAGTTCGTCGAGCAGCAGGTCGGGGACCTCGTCCGGCACGACGAGCAGACCGGCGGGGACCTGTGCCGCACGCTCGAGGTCTACCTGGGCCTGGGCAACGCGGCGGAGGCAGCCCGACAGCTCTACATCCACTACAACACCCTCAAGCACCGCCTCGTACGCATCGCCGAGCTCACCGGCACCGACCTCCACGACCCGCGCGCCCGCCTCCAGCTCGCCTTCGCCCTCGAGGTGCGGGCGCTGCTCGGCGAGACACACGCCGACGCCCCCCGCTCCTCCTAG
- a CDS encoding tetratricopeptide repeat protein yields MRSPISEDDVDELELSTPDHRRVADQLIEWGDHPHPRDELSARELLTAAGEQLELAGDPEAAEVVYRRAVVAEGVSELDPRSHLMALLLERGDTEQALVLDTELRRSRPSDAATYEYMADVWADHGDDRRALGWVTRGILAHEEGPGFSGTDFAMLCLMRWRIREREGQEPDDYDLVGIGLDERLDRAQEEHRPH; encoded by the coding sequence ATGCGCTCACCGATCTCCGAGGACGACGTCGACGAGCTCGAGCTCTCCACGCCCGACCACCGGCGCGTCGCCGACCAGCTCATCGAGTGGGGCGACCACCCCCACCCCAGGGACGAGCTCTCCGCCCGTGAGCTGCTCACCGCGGCGGGGGAGCAGCTCGAGCTCGCCGGGGACCCGGAGGCCGCCGAGGTCGTCTACCGCCGGGCCGTCGTGGCCGAGGGCGTCAGCGAGCTCGATCCCCGCTCCCACCTCATGGCCCTGCTGCTCGAGCGGGGTGACACCGAGCAGGCGCTCGTCCTGGACACCGAGCTGCGCCGGAGCCGACCGTCCGACGCCGCGACCTACGAGTACATGGCCGACGTGTGGGCCGACCACGGCGACGACCGCCGAGCCCTGGGCTGGGTGACGCGCGGGATCCTCGCCCACGAGGAAGGCCCGGGCTTCTCGGGCACCGACTTCGCGATGCTCTGTCTGATGCGCTGGCGCATCCGTGAGCGCGAGGGCCAGGAGCCCGACGACTACGACCTCGTGGGGATCGGCCTGGACGAGCGGCTCGACCGCGCCCAGGAGGAGCACCGGCCGCACTGA
- a CDS encoding polysaccharide deacetylase family protein: MAKDIKVCIGVHVDAVAGWLGSYGGQDSPNDIQRGMFAGEVGVPRLRRLLQQRELPATWFVPGHSIDTFRREIGDVAEAGFEIGCHGYSHENPVAMTAQQEADVLGRSIELVKGLTGSAPTGYVAPWWEMSERTAQLLLDNGFSYDNSQSYDDFSPYYARVGDTWTHVDYSKDAAEWMKPLMRGREVDLVEISANWYVDDLPPMMFIKANANSHGFVAPQVIEQLWKDQFDWVYREMDYGVFPFTIHPDVSGRPQVLLMLERIFDYISGHDGVEWLTFDEVATDFRRRVPFSG; encoded by the coding sequence ATGGCCAAGGACATCAAGGTCTGCATCGGCGTCCACGTCGACGCGGTGGCCGGATGGCTCGGCTCCTACGGCGGCCAGGACTCCCCCAACGACATCCAGCGGGGCATGTTCGCCGGCGAGGTGGGCGTCCCCCGCCTGCGTCGCCTCCTCCAGCAGCGCGAGCTGCCCGCCACGTGGTTCGTGCCCGGCCACTCGATCGACACCTTCCGCCGGGAGATCGGTGACGTCGCGGAGGCCGGCTTCGAGATCGGCTGCCACGGCTACAGCCACGAGAACCCGGTGGCGATGACCGCCCAGCAGGAGGCCGACGTCCTCGGGCGCTCGATCGAGCTCGTCAAGGGGCTCACCGGCAGCGCACCGACGGGCTACGTCGCGCCGTGGTGGGAGATGAGCGAGCGCACCGCCCAGCTCCTGCTCGACAACGGATTCTCCTACGACAACTCCCAGAGCTACGACGACTTCAGCCCGTACTACGCACGGGTCGGGGACACGTGGACGCACGTCGACTACTCCAAGGACGCCGCGGAGTGGATGAAGCCGCTCATGCGTGGCCGTGAGGTCGACCTCGTGGAGATCTCGGCGAACTGGTACGTCGACGACCTGCCTCCGATGATGTTCATCAAGGCGAACGCCAACTCCCACGGCTTCGTCGCCCCGCAGGTCATCGAGCAGCTCTGGAAGGACCAGTTCGACTGGGTCTACCGGGAGATGGACTACGGCGTCTTCCCCTTCACCATCCACCCGGACGTCTCCGGCCGGCCGCAGGTGCTGCTCATGCTCGAGCGCATCTTCGACTACATCTCCGGGCACGACGGGGTGGAGTGGCTGACGTTCGACGAGGTCGCCACCGACTTCCGCCGCCGGGTGCCGTTCAGCGGCTGA
- a CDS encoding BCCT family transporter translates to MTDHPSPSTPGGATETREDGRRPERAGERVRRAIRTATTEPAFGIHPGLVPGISVEDTGVRFRTRRSVFVVALLVALAVLVWAIAAPTNLNDVGTSMQSWVVARFGWLFNGTVVAIVIFMLVVGFGPTGRIRLGADDSTPEYSTASWISMLFAAGLGIALIFYGPLEPLSHFLTPPPWTDAQGGTPEAILPSMASSFLHQATFAWCIYALVGGALAYASFRRGRLPLISSLFEPVFADGNHRVLGKVIDIFAVLVTLFGTATSLGIGALQIRTGTSIVTGQELGTPFVVVTISVLTVVFTFSAVAGIKKGIRLMSNANMTLVVVLAVFALLAGPTFFLLDLFPASLIAFAGNLPDMLAVFAGQGAEQQEYLTAWTTLYWAWWISWSPFVGMFIAKISKGRSLRQFVAVVVFVPSAISLAWFTIFGGTAIRMSLDGVGLGVEGAGENVMFDVLGNLPLSPVMWVLCLVAIVIFFVTAADSASNVMGSMSQSGRPVPSRSVTIVWGVALGLLGLFLLLAGGQNALSGLQAIMVTTALPFTVILIGIMVAWALDLRHDPMMIRRRYALAAIRQGVRRGIDEHGDDFVFDIAQVEGDEGAGAGFESDDPALTQWYTDSALREVEEELPDSVAGRQTDG, encoded by the coding sequence ATGACCGACCACCCGAGTCCTTCCACGCCGGGCGGCGCCACCGAGACGCGTGAGGACGGCCGCCGGCCGGAACGCGCCGGTGAACGCGTGCGCCGGGCGATCCGCACCGCCACCACCGAGCCCGCCTTCGGCATCCACCCCGGCCTCGTGCCCGGCATCAGCGTCGAGGACACCGGCGTCCGCTTCCGCACACGGCGCAGCGTCTTCGTCGTCGCCCTCCTCGTCGCGCTCGCCGTGCTCGTCTGGGCCATCGCCGCCCCCACCAACCTCAACGACGTCGGCACGAGCATGCAGAGCTGGGTCGTGGCCCGCTTCGGCTGGCTGTTCAACGGCACCGTCGTCGCCATCGTCATCTTCATGCTCGTCGTCGGCTTCGGTCCCACCGGTCGCATCCGGCTCGGCGCGGACGACAGCACCCCGGAGTACTCGACGGCGTCGTGGATCTCCATGCTCTTCGCCGCGGGCCTGGGGATCGCCCTCATCTTCTACGGGCCGCTCGAGCCGCTGAGCCACTTCCTCACGCCCCCGCCGTGGACCGACGCGCAGGGAGGCACGCCCGAGGCGATCCTGCCCTCGATGGCCTCCTCCTTCCTCCACCAGGCGACCTTCGCCTGGTGCATCTACGCGCTCGTCGGCGGCGCCCTGGCCTACGCCTCCTTCCGGCGCGGCCGCCTGCCGCTCATCTCCTCGCTGTTCGAGCCGGTCTTCGCCGACGGCAACCACCGCGTGCTCGGCAAGGTCATCGACATCTTCGCCGTCCTCGTCACGCTCTTCGGCACGGCGACCTCGCTGGGCATCGGCGCCCTGCAGATCCGCACCGGCACCTCGATCGTCACCGGGCAGGAGCTCGGCACCCCGTTCGTCGTCGTCACCATCAGCGTGCTCACGGTCGTCTTCACCTTCTCCGCCGTCGCCGGCATCAAGAAGGGCATCCGGCTGATGTCCAACGCGAACATGACGCTCGTCGTCGTCCTCGCCGTCTTCGCGCTGCTCGCCGGACCGACCTTCTTCCTCCTCGACCTCTTCCCGGCCTCGCTCATCGCCTTCGCCGGCAACCTGCCCGACATGCTCGCCGTCTTCGCGGGCCAGGGCGCCGAGCAGCAGGAGTACCTCACCGCGTGGACCACGCTCTACTGGGCGTGGTGGATCTCCTGGTCGCCCTTCGTCGGGATGTTCATCGCCAAGATCTCCAAGGGACGGTCGCTGCGGCAGTTCGTCGCCGTCGTCGTCTTCGTCCCGTCGGCGATCTCGCTCGCCTGGTTCACCATCTTCGGCGGGACCGCGATCCGGATGAGCCTCGACGGCGTGGGCCTGGGTGTCGAGGGCGCCGGCGAGAACGTCATGTTCGACGTCCTCGGCAACCTCCCCCTCAGCCCGGTCATGTGGGTGCTCTGCCTCGTCGCCATCGTCATCTTCTTCGTCACCGCGGCGGACTCGGCGAGCAACGTCATGGGCTCGATGTCGCAGTCCGGCCGTCCGGTCCCCTCTCGGTCGGTGACGATCGTGTGGGGCGTGGCGCTCGGGCTCCTCGGGCTGTTCCTGCTGCTGGCGGGCGGCCAGAACGCGCTGTCGGGTCTGCAGGCGATCATGGTCACCACCGCGCTGCCCTTCACGGTCATCCTCATCGGGATCATGGTGGCCTGGGCACTGGACCTGCGGCACGACCCGATGATGATCCGCCGTCGCTACGCGCTCGCCGCGATCCGTCAGGGTGTGCGCCGCGGCATCGACGAGCACGGCGACGACTTCGTCTTCGACATCGCCCAGGTGGAGGGGGACGAGGGAGCGGGTGCGGGCTTCGAGAGCGACGACCCCGCCCTCACCCAGTGGTACACCGACTCGGCGCTGCGCGAGGTCGAGGAGGAGCTGCCCGACAGCGTGGCCGGGCGTCAGACCGACGGCTGA
- the fdrA gene encoding acyl-CoA synthetase FdrA yields MSAIPQTVLGSLVFPRLYRDSVTLMALASTVERRDGVVRVGAVMGTPANIEILERSDMRPADLDVAPDDLVIVVRGADDDIVQEALAVAEEGLTAVAAPSGPRAQVAPQTIAEALAVAERDGGAPATLAAVSTPGTYAPVVVEQALKAGLHVFCFSDNVPLAEEVRLKQLAVEQRLLLMGPDCGTAIIDGVPLGFANVVAPGPVGIVAASGTGAQEVASLVDGAGSGVSQLIGVGGRDLSVEVGGRMTDLALDLLAQDEATRVVIVVSKPPAPEVAQRLLDRLAGLGKPAVACLLGMEDADGPVTVRGTLEGGAAAVAELLGTSLRLAEAPPLPPAPSARGVLGLYTGGTLAAESAVVLRRAGVTAEILDLGDDEFTTGRPHPMIDPAARSEHVVAAGARRDVGVLLVDLVLGHGASTDPATPLADAVREAIATAAADGRELRVLGSVCGTAADPQGFDAQRAVLEEAGVLVHPSNAAAARAAAALVGATPEENA; encoded by the coding sequence GTGAGCGCCATCCCCCAGACCGTTCTCGGGTCCCTGGTGTTCCCACGGCTGTACCGGGACTCGGTGACCCTCATGGCCCTGGCCTCGACCGTCGAGCGCCGAGACGGCGTCGTGCGCGTGGGCGCCGTCATGGGCACCCCCGCCAACATCGAGATCCTCGAACGGTCCGACATGCGTCCCGCCGACCTCGACGTCGCACCCGACGACCTCGTCATCGTCGTCCGCGGCGCGGACGACGACATCGTGCAGGAGGCGCTCGCCGTCGCCGAGGAGGGCCTCACGGCCGTCGCCGCCCCGTCCGGGCCGCGGGCGCAGGTCGCCCCGCAGACCATCGCCGAGGCCCTCGCCGTCGCCGAGCGCGACGGCGGCGCGCCCGCCACCCTCGCGGCGGTCTCGACGCCCGGCACCTACGCCCCCGTCGTCGTCGAGCAGGCGCTCAAGGCAGGACTGCACGTCTTCTGCTTCTCCGACAACGTCCCCCTCGCCGAGGAGGTCCGGCTCAAGCAGCTGGCCGTCGAGCAGCGACTGCTCCTCATGGGCCCGGACTGCGGCACCGCGATCATCGACGGCGTGCCCCTCGGCTTCGCCAACGTCGTCGCCCCGGGGCCCGTGGGCATCGTCGCGGCGTCCGGCACCGGCGCCCAGGAGGTCGCCAGCCTGGTCGACGGCGCCGGCTCCGGCGTCTCCCAGCTCATCGGCGTCGGCGGGCGCGACCTGTCCGTCGAGGTCGGCGGCCGGATGACCGACCTCGCCCTCGACCTCCTCGCCCAGGACGAGGCGACGCGCGTCGTCATCGTCGTCTCCAAGCCGCCCGCGCCCGAGGTGGCGCAGCGGCTGCTCGACCGGCTCGCGGGCCTGGGCAAGCCTGCCGTCGCCTGCCTCCTCGGTATGGAGGACGCCGACGGCCCGGTGACCGTGCGCGGCACGCTCGAGGGTGGCGCAGCCGCCGTCGCCGAGCTGCTCGGCACGAGCCTGCGGCTGGCGGAGGCGCCACCGCTGCCCCCGGCACCCTCCGCGCGCGGGGTCCTCGGGCTCTACACCGGCGGCACCCTCGCCGCGGAGTCGGCGGTCGTGCTGCGCCGCGCCGGGGTCACCGCCGAGATCCTCGACCTCGGTGACGACGAGTTCACCACCGGCCGGCCACACCCGATGATCGACCCTGCCGCCCGCTCCGAGCACGTCGTCGCCGCCGGCGCCCGCCGCGACGTCGGGGTGCTCCTCGTGGACCTCGTCCTGGGCCACGGCGCCAGCACCGACCCCGCGACCCCGCTCGCGGACGCCGTCCGCGAGGCGATCGCCACCGCCGCCGCCGACGGACGCGAGCTGCGCGTCCTCGGGTCCGTCTGCGGGACCGCGGCCGACCCCCAGGGGTTCGACGCCCAGCGCGCCGTCCTCGAGGAGGCCGGGGTCCTCGTCCACCCGTCCAACGCCGCCGCCGCCCGCGCCGCCGCCGCGCTCGTGGGCGCCACCCCCGAGGAGAACGCATGA